A single genomic interval of Hevea brasiliensis isolate MT/VB/25A 57/8 chromosome 4, ASM3005281v1, whole genome shotgun sequence harbors:
- the LOC110673199 gene encoding protein IQ-DOMAIN 19 yields the protein MGKTGKWIRSFLTGKKGKEKEKEKCRTNQNSETSIENAVTPVSMTQTTPKEKRWSFRRSSATAAAPRDINSAETTASPQPVVQATLDSENEQKKHAMAMAAATAAAADAAVAAAQAVAAVIRLTATATGRTSAIEEAAALKIQCVFRSYLARKALCALKGLVKLQALVRGHLVRKQATATLRCMQALVTVQARARAQRIRMTEETEPASQRQSVHRKSTQENRFRHTNYDIDGGMEENIKIVEMDLGQSKGSTKSRNSYSQQPQAERVEHRFSTYNASSNRAHMKPDNYQISPAPSALTDISPKTCSGHFEDYSFNTAQSSPQYDSAVSKPDPSRIPFAFPLPDYAESLSYDYPLFPNYMANTESSKAKVRSHSAPKQRPDSFDRQPSRRRTSVEGRNVPRAMRMQRSSSHVGATAQNYHYPWSIKLDRSTVSLKDSECGSTSTMLTNTTYCRTLVGFDVHGNRY from the exons ATGGGGAAGACAGGCAAATGGATTCGAAGTTTCTTGACAGGAAAGAAAGGCAAggagaaggagaaagaaaaaTGTAGAACAAATCAGAATTCAGAAACCAGCATTGAGAATGCTGTGACTCCAGTTTCAATGACGCAAACTACTCCAAAAGAAAAAAGATGGAGTTTTCGCAGATCTTCAGCCACAGCAGCAGCTCCTAGGGACATTAATTCTGCAGAAACAACTGCCTCGCCGCAACCAGTGGTTCAGGCTACATTGGATTCAGAAAATGAGCAGAAGAAGCATGCAATGGCTATGGCAGCTGCCACAGCTGCTGCTGCTGATGCAGCCGTGGCAGCTGCTCAGGCTGTAGCAGCTGTGATCCGTCTAACTGCAACTGCCACTGGGAGAACCAGCGCAATTGAAGAGGCTGCTGCCTTAAAGATTCAGTGTGTCTTCCGTTCTTATTTG GCAAGAAAAGCATTATGTGCATTGAAAGGACTGGTGAAGTTGCAGGCACTGGTAAGGGGTCATCTGGTGAGGAAACAGGCCACTGCTACGCTCCGGTGCATGCAGGCATTGGTGACCGTACAGGCTAGAGCTCGGGCTCAGAGGATCCGGATGACTGAAGAAACAGAGCCTGCTAGTCAGAGACAATCAGTCCACAGAAAATCAACACAGGAGAATAGATTCAGGCACACAAATTAT GATATTGATGGAGGCATGGAGGAGAACATCAAGATTGTGGAGATGGATCTTGGACAATCAAAGGGAAGCACAAAGAGCAGAAATAGCTATTCACAACAACCACAAGCAGAACGAGTAGAGCATAGATTTTCCACATATAATGCATCATCAAATCGTGCACACATGAAGCCAGACAACTACCAAATCTCTCCAGCTCCATCAGCTCTGACCGACATAAGCCCCAAAACCTGCAGTGGTCATTTTGAGGACTATTCCTTCAACACAGCGCAAAGCAGCCCCCAGTACGACTCTGCAGTGTCAAAACCTGATCCATCAAGAATTCCATTTGCTTTTCCCCTACCAGACTATGCAGAATCATTATCCTATGACTACCCATTATTTCCAAATTACATGGCAAATACAGAATCTTCCAAAGCAAAGGTTCGGTCACACAGTGCACCGAAACAAAGGCCAGACTCATTTGATCGGCAACCAAGCAGGAGGAGGACATCAGTGGAAGGAAGGAATGTCCCAAGGGCTATGCGGATGCAGCGTTCATCTTCACATGTTGGGGCCACCGCTCAGAATTACCATTACCCATGGTCAATTAAACTTGACAGATCAACAGTATCGCTGAAAGATAGTGAGTGCGGATCCACCAGTACAATGCTCACAAACACCACTTACTGCAGAACTCTTGTTGGTTTTGAT GTTCATGGAAATAGGTACTAA